The Hypomesus transpacificus isolate Combined female chromosome 2, fHypTra1, whole genome shotgun sequence genome window below encodes:
- the dbpb gene encoding D site albumin promoter binding protein b, producing the protein MSRQLSQLLTPDLPAGASPQFGSCTGPGGALTGGHLTSMANLKSLLQHPMKGDVQRIKDCCEAKDKDRSVDMDEESMGVCSMRNGGAGGGVGSSNNCGGGGGGGGGSGGGGGGGGGSGAGFNQSAFLGPLLWERTLPVDGGLFQLQYMDLDEFLIENGMGTMHNNNSSSSAQIPSQSSQSAVPNQSSQCPPSSPPPCSSSSSSSSSSSPSLTGLEVAQPQGMASGSDYLHGSQTNMSEQDSCGSPTPSSSSSCPPLLTPTTSGPDGMGEFDPDPSDVALSSIPGQDAFDPRRHRFSEDELKPQPMIKKARKMLVPEDLKDDKYWSRRCKNNEAAKRSRDARRLKENQISVRAAFLERENGALRQEVAEMRKELSRCRNILNKYENRLADQ; encoded by the exons ATGTCGAGGCAGCTTTCTCAGCTACTGACCCCCGACCTCCCGGCTGGTGCTAGCCCGCAGTTTGGGAGTTGCACTGGGCCTGGGGGCGCTCTTACTGGAGGGCACCTCACCTCCATGGCAAATCTGAAATCCCTACTGCAGCACCCAATGAAAGGAGACGTCCAGAGGATCAAAGACTGTTGCGAAGCAAAAG acaaagacagaagcGTGGACATGGACGAGGAATCCATGGGAGTGTGTTCCATGCGCAacggaggagcaggaggaggtgttgGCAGCAGCAAtaactgtggaggaggaggtggtggaggtggtggaagtggtggtggtggaggaggtggtggtggaagtGGAGCAGGTTTCAACCAGTCTGCGTTTTTGGGGCCCCTCCTGTGGGAGAGAACCCTTCCCGTGGACGGGGGCCTCTTCCAGCTGCAGTACATGGACCTGGACGAGTTCCTCATCGAGAACGGCATGGGAACCatgcacaacaacaacagctccaGCTCGGCCCAGATCCCTTCCCAGAGTTCTCAGTCGGCCGTGCCCAACCAGAGTTCCCAGTGCCCTCCGTCTTCCCCCCCGCcctgctcctcgtcctcctcttcatcctcctcttcctccccgtcGCTCACCGGCCTTGAGGTGGCACAGCCCCAGGGAATGGCATCCGGCTCAGACTATCTCCATG gcAGCCAGACGAACATGAGCGAACAGGACTCCTGTGGCTCCCCCAcgccctcctcctcgtcctcctgccctcccctcctgacccccaCCACCAGCGGCCCAGACGGGATGGGAGAGTTTGACCCCGACCCCTCAGATGTGGCTCTGTCCAGCATTCCCGGACAGGACGCCTTTGACCCCCGGAGACACCGGTTCAGCGAGGACGAGCTCAAGCCCCAGCCCATGATCAAGAAGGCCCGCAAGATGCTGGTACCAGAGGACCTCAAG gatgacaaATACTGGTCCAGACGGTGTAAGAACAACGAAGCGGCTAAGCGTTCCCGTGACGCCCGTCGTCTGAAGGAGAACCAGATCTCGGTGCGCGCTGCCTTTCTGGAGCGAGAGAACGGAGcgctcagacaggaagtggccgAGATGCGCAAGGAGCTCTCCCGCTGTCGTAACATTCTCAACAAGTACGAGAACCGCCTCGCCGAccagtga